A genomic window from Coregonus clupeaformis isolate EN_2021a unplaced genomic scaffold, ASM2061545v1 scaf0860, whole genome shotgun sequence includes:
- the LOC121557553 gene encoding beta-microseminoprotein → MGSLVRVVVCVLALVVVCRAQCFLQGLETKDSKTPPPKGCVDEEGKQHVFGSSWVKDCYDCSCSEEGIGCCNKIPEVVDLPAECELVVDRNACSSRVVMRSDQTKDCDSPFSMIL, encoded by the exons ATG GGTTCTCTCGTccgtgtggtagtgtgtgtgctGGCGTTGGTGGTCGTGTGCCGAGCTCAATGCTTCTTACAGGGGCTGGAGACCAAAGACTCCAAGACTCCTCCACCAAAGG ggtgtgtggaTGAGGAGGGAAAGCAGCATGTGTTCGGTTCTTCATGGGTGAAGGACTGCTACGACTGTTCCTGCTCCGAGGAAGGCATCGGCTGCTGCAACAA GATCCCAGAGGTGGTGGATCTCCCTGCAGAGTGTGAGCTGGTGGTGGACAGAAATGCCTGCTCATCCAGAGTGGTGATGAGGTCAGACCAGACCAAGGACTGTGACAGCCCATTCAGTATGATCTTATAA